A window of Kribbella voronezhensis genomic DNA:
CCGAGTTGCGGGAACGCGCGGACGGCTCGTGGCTGAAGGGGATCCGGCACCAGGTGCACGACGAGGCAGATCCACGGTGGCTCTGCCGGGACGACGTACGGGCGGGTTTGAAGGCGGTTGCCGAGGCTGGACTGGTTTACGACCTGCTGACGAAGACGCCGCACCTGCCGGCTGCGGTGGAGACAGCGGCCGCGTTGCCCGAGCTGACGTTCGTCGTCGACCACATCTCGAAGCCGGTCATCGGTGCCGATCCGGAGCCCTGGGCAACAGAACTGCGTTCCCTGGCTGCCCTTCCGAACGTGTTCTGCAAACTGTCCGGCATGGTCACGGAGGCTTCCTGGACGGACTGGAAGGTCTCAGACCTCAAGCCGTATGTCGACATCGTGCTCGACGCGTTCGGCCCGTCCCGAGTCATGTTCGGCTCCGACTGGCCGGTCTGTCTCCTGGCCGCGTCCTACGCCGAGGTGGTCGAGACCGCCGAATCCCTCACAGCCGACCTAACCACCGCGGAGCAGAACGCCATCTTCGCCGACACAGCTCGCCGTACCTACAAGCTCTAGCCACAGGCCCCCCGTACCGCGACCTCCCCCAGGTCGCGGCCCCCCGACCTGTGACCGAGCTGCAGATCCCCCCGGCTCAGTTACGGCAGGCGGACGTAGTCGCGGGTGGCCGCGTTGACTGCTGTCTCCAGGCCGGCGCGGTCCTGGGGGCGGCCGCCGGCGGAGAGTTCGAACTCCTGGGTGTCGGCGTAGGTGGAGACGATCCGCTCGGCGACCAGGCGGGTGCCGCGGGCGCCGTCGGGGTAGCCGTAGACGATGGTGGTGAAGGTGTAGGTCTCGCCCTCCATGTACGGGCTGGTCGCCCTGACCTTGCCGTTCGTTTGCGAGATCAGCTTGAAGCCCTTGACCGCGTGGAGCTGCTTGAGCTTCGCGGCGACCGCCTTCTTCATCGGCGTCGCCGCGGCATTGCCGTGGATCCGCACGTTCCACACCTTGTTCGGGCTGGTGAACTTCGCCTCGAACGTCGACAGCTTCACCATGGTCCAGCCCTTCGGCGTCAGCGTGATCACGCCGACGTCGGTTTTCGGGTCGCCCCAGCTCTTCTCGACAAAGCTGAGTTGAGTCGGCTTCAGCGCAGGCACGGCCGCCTGCGCGTTCGCGACGGTGGCGTTGGCGTGGTTGGTGGTGCCGGCGACGGCCGCGGTCGCGAGCCCCCCACCGGCGAGTACGGCGACGGCCGCGGCGAGGCCGGCGGTGCGGGTGAGGTGGAACTTCATGGTGATCTGCCCCCAAGGCTTGGAACTCTCGCGCAATCGGTCGACTACGTGGGCTTGGATGCCTTGCCCGCAACGAAAGTTCGACACATTCCGGCAGCAACTTTCCGGCTCCACCCGGCGTCAAAGGCTCTTCCGGACCCGGCGAGGTCGTTGCTGGAAGCAACGCAAACCGTCAGGACCGGGTGAACTCGACACGTACCCCGAGCAGACGCACCGGACGGCGGAACTCGAACTTCGCCAGGACGTCGAGCGCTGCCGCCGCCACCACCTCGGGATCCTGCGTACTCTCCTTCAGCTTGCGGCTCTTGATCGGCGTGTAGAACGAGATGAACCGCACCTTCACGTGCACCCGCTGGACCGACCGATCCTCGGCGACCACCTCGCGCGTCAGCGTCAGCGCCATCTCCCGCACCTTGTCCGCGATCTCGACCGGGTCCGACAGATCCGACGGATAGGTCACCTCATGACTGCGCGACACCGGCTCACGCGGTACGTCGGTCACCTCGGTGTCGCCCAGTCCACGCCCGAGCGCGAGATACCAGGAACCCATCTTCGGCCCGAACCGCTTCCGCAGTACGTCGAGATCGGCGGCCCCCAGCTCGGCCACGGTCTGCAGACCGAGCTCGGCGAGATTCGCCGACATCCGGCTCCCGATACCCCACAGCTCCCGGACCGGAC
This region includes:
- a CDS encoding amidohydrolase family protein; protein product: MTVAGRVDAHHHLWDLSVREQAWMVGPELDPIRRNFSVDELAPLAAAAGVSATVVVQTVGVPAETPELLSIADGNELIAGVVGWVDLTSARVVGALAELRERADGSWLKGIRHQVHDEADPRWLCRDDVRAGLKAVAEAGLVYDLLTKTPHLPAAVETAAALPELTFVVDHISKPVIGADPEPWATELRSLAALPNVFCKLSGMVTEASWTDWKVSDLKPYVDIVLDAFGPSRVMFGSDWPVCLLAASYAEVVETAESLTADLTTAEQNAIFADTARRTYKL